AAAATGAACACGGCAATGCCAAACCCCGCGAGCCCCATCACCGCCTCGGTCGTCACCGACGTGCGCACCAGCGTCCGATGCGCCAGCACCCATTCCACGAGCAACGATTCGTGCTCGCGCCGAATGGACCGCTCGGCCGCATGCGCCCTTATGGGCACGAGCCCCAGCAATGCGTCCAGGTAAAACCGCACGAGCGCGCCGGCATGCGTTCGCAAGCGCAGGTCTTGTTCGACGAGCGGCCCGTTCAAAAGCATCGGCCCGGCAATGGCAATGGCTGCCGCAAGGGCCGCCAGCGGCGCGCTCTTCGGGTCGATCCATACGATGGCCCCCGCCGTAATCACCAAATCACACCCGCTTCGAAGGATCGTGGCACCCAGCGTCGGCAATTCGCGAATCGCGTGCAGCGCGTGGCTCCGGTGCGCCATGTCCGAAATGGGTCGGCTTTGAAAATAACGATCCCCAAGGCGCGGTATTTTTCGGAAAAACGCCATACGCAAACGCATTTCCAGCTTCCGGCCCAGTCGAAGCAGCCCTGACGCAAGCGACCATTCGAATACGAGTGCCAATGCGAAAAAAATGACCAATGCAATGACCGCCGCCGCGCGTTGTTCGGCCACGACCAGCGTATCACTCACCCGGAGTAATCCTCGAATCAGGATGATCTCGATGGTCCGAACGAGCGCACCCATGGCCAATGCCGTCGCCAAAATGCTCGGTGCCAAAAGCCCGTCTTGACGCAATAGGTGCCACAATTCGCGCGCGGGGTGCACGGGTTTTTCCGCAATCGCCGCTGCGACCTCGGGTGACAAGCGCGGCGCGGGCACCTGATCCCCTTCAGCAATCGCTTTGAGACCCGACGCACGCACGAGCACCGCGCCGCGAAGATAGACTTGCTCGTCCCCGTTTTCATCGGGCGGAGCAGGCCGCGCCGTGAATAGATGCGCCGGAATCAATTCATCGGCAGGATCTTTTTGGTATGTTTCGTAAAGCGACGTCACGATCCGCATTGCATCGGCGCCCCGTGCAACGCCTCCCGAATCGACGAGCGATTCGACCATGCGTATGCCGGCTTCGAGCGCCGCCAGGTTGCGCCACCCGTCGCTCGCCAATGCCGACGTCACGAGCCGTTTCGATTCGGTGCTCGACGCGCCAAGCATCCGCATGCGTTTGTCGACCGGTTTCAGAAATGCATCCGATTCGGCGAATTCACGAAACGCGGCCGCGGGCACGGGCATCGTGTGCAAATACAAATCCTGAAGAAATTCCGCATGATCCTGCCATCGCCTCCCCGACGCAGGATCCATCACTTGCACGCGCCCGCCCATTCGATTCCACGCAACGACGAAATGCGTCAGGCCCCCCGGAAGGCGCACGACCGTAATGGCAGGCAAAAGCTGCGCTTCGCCGAGCAGAATGTGTTCGGGCGGAACCATCACTTGTTCGGCGTCGAGCCCCAATTCGACGGCCAATTCTTCGAGCGTATCGATGCTCGTCCCGTCGACGTCGGTTTGACACGCTTCTCGCAGCCGCCCGTAACTCACGTGAACGCCGAATCCGCCGAGCAGCGCCTTCAACGATGCGGGACCGCAATCCATCATCGACGTTTGCACGACCTCTGGAACGAAAAGTCGCTTGCGGCCGCGTCGTGCCAAAGCCCGCATTCAATTGACCTTTCGCTCGGTCCGCACGATTTGCCCGGCAGCGCGCAGCACCAGCGTCGCCGGTGACGTTTGCTCCACGTCGATCACCGCTTCACCCGACAAACCATGCTCCATCGGAATCGCGGATCCCTCTTGCCGCTCGACGCCGAGCTCCACGCGAATTCGCCCCGCGGTAGCTTCGGTGCCCACGCGATCCACCACTGTGCGCAGCGTGCCGTATTCAATCCAGGGAAACGCATCCAGCCGCAACCGCGCCGTTTGTCCTTTGCGAATGCGCCCCGCCGCGCGTGCGGGAAATTCCGCAACGACCTTCAAGTCGCCCGGCGGAACGATGGCGACCACCACGTCCCCCTCGCGCACGAATCCACCTGCCCGAAGCGTCGTGATTTCCCCAATTCGTCCTGCAATGGGCGCGCGTATCTTCCGCATTTCGATATCCGCGCGCAGTTTCTCGATTTCGGCCGCCAGCGTACGCGCTTGCCCTTCCAGCGACGCCATGTCCCGTTCCAGCCGCGCGATGTCCGCAGCCAGTTCGCTCTCCCGCGTGCTCCCCTCCGCGCGAACCCGCGTCGTCGAAAGCGCTCGCGTCTCTGCAATGCGCCGTTTCGACGTCGCTTGCGAATCGATTCGAGCCGCATCCGCTTCGGTAATCAACGCGTCTTTTCGAAGCCGCTCGGCCCGCTGCGCCTCCGTTTCCTGGTACTTCGCATCCGCCTCCGCTTCTTTCATCTGCGCAAGCGCCTCTGCAACGCGCGCCCGCGTCGCTTCGCTCGCATCCCGCAACGTGCGCCGCCGCCCCTCGATCTCCGCTCGCAGCGGCACTTTTTCGCCATCCACCGCAGCAAGTCGCGCTTGCTTTTCATCGAGCGATAGACGTAGCGGATCGGCATCGAGCTCCACGAGCACCTCGCCCGCGACGACTTCCGCATCGAGTTTCGTATGAACGACCGTGACGCGTCCAGCGACTGGCGCTTCGACCCGATGCGCCTCGGCCACGACTTCCAAGCGCGCGGAAGCGCTGACTTCGTGTTGCGTGATGCGTGCCAGGAAAAACCACAAGAGCCACGCACCGGCCAAAATGGCGACGACCACGAGGCTCGCGCTGGATCGCCGATGGCCGTCGTTTTCGAGTGCGCGTTTGGAGCGGGAAAAGGCGTCGAGCATACCTTTCGCGTCCCGAGACTACGCAAAAGCTGTCAGGAAAGCGAGCAGAACCAACGCTCGAAGTAGCGGAAGCACCATCGAGCTCGCAGCCAAAGCCCAAAGAAACCTGCACTACAATCCAGCGCGTGCGCACCAGCGTCACGAAATTGACAATTCAATGTTCGATTCATTCCGTCCAAAATTCATAAGTTGTAATCGTCAAAAGATTGTCTGTGAAAACGAGATATGGAATCGGTAATCGTCAAAGAATTGGCATTAAAATAATCATATTCGTCGTTGACCGGGCGCTTGGCTCCATCTAATGCTTCGAAGGGAGATGGGAGGTTCGGCATAATGGAAGTGATGGACGCGGAGGGTTGCCCGGGGCTCGTCGTCGCGATGGACCGAGACGGTATCATTTTGCGGGCGAACGGAGCGGCCGAGCGAGCGCTTGGGGGGCGAGTGGCCAAAGGGGCGTATTTGGCGCACAGCCTACATCCCGAGGATCGCGCCGAGTTTGCAAATCGGTGGCTCGAGCTGCTCGACGGAGCCGGGCAGACGAAGGCTGTCTCGAGGCTGCAGGATGCTGGTGGTGTACAGCATCAGAATTATGCTTGGACCGCGAATTATTCGGCGACACGAAATGAAATTCGCGCCGTATTCGTGCCGCTCGGAGACGCCGAGCCACGAAGGGCATTTCGACTGGACGACCCAGCGCTGCTTTTACGCGCAGTGCTCCACCATTGCGCGATCAGTATCATCGTCGTGGATCTGGACGGACGAATCGTCCTTCAGGATGGCAATACCCCTGGGGCCCCCGAAGTTGGTCCAAATCAACTCGTTGGCCAATCGATCTTCGACCTGTATGGCGCCGATTTGCCCGAACAGATGCAGATGATTCGTAAAACCATGACCGGCGGCGAGGTACACACCTGGAAAGTCGATTATTTGAGCGTGCTCTGGGATGTGGTGTGCATGCCGCTTCGTGATGAAGGCGGAGCGCTTCGAGGCGCTTTGCTGCATACGATCGACAAGAGCGACATGAAGCAGGCCATGCAAGATGTCAAAACCAAGCTCGAGCTCATCGAACGCCAGCAGGAAGTGATTCGGAATTTGGAGACCCCGATCATTCAGGTGTGGGACCACGTGCTCACGCTGCCGATGGTGGGTGTGGTGGACAGTCAGCGCGCGTCGCGGGTGATGAACGATTTGCTCGAAATGGTCGTTTCCAAGAGTGCCCATTACGCAATTCTCGATTTGACGGGTGTGGATACCGTGGACACGGCGACCGCGAGCCATTTGATTCAGATGGTCGGTGCCATTCGCCTGCTCGGCGCCGAAGGAGTCATTTCGGGTATTCGACCGACCGTGGCGCAAACGCTCGTGTCGCTCGGCGTGGACATCTCCGCCATCAAGACCTGCTCGAACCTGCAGCAAGCCCTTCGGTACTGCATTCGAGGCCTCGGTTCGGAAGCGCTCGGTCAGAGTCGGTAAGACGTTAGCCTACGCACGCTTCTTTGAGTGTGTTCTGGATTCTATCGACAAGTGCCAGAGGCGTTCGAGAGGGTCCAGAACGGTCGTGGGGAAGTGCCAGAGGCGTTCGAGAGGGTCCAGAACGGTCGTGGGGAAGTGCCAAAGGTGATCTAGCCGGTATCAATCACGATGTGGCGGCTGCAGGTGTCCTTCTGGAGCGTCCTGGAGGGGTGGGGCGAATCGAAAGAGTTGTTTGGGAGGGTCTAGAGGGCGGTTTTGACGGGCGAGAATGCTTTGGGGCGGCGGGAGCGGTCTCAGCTCGGTTCATCGAGCACTTCGGCGAGCGTTTGCGCAACGGCTGCCCGCTCGAGCCAGCGCTCGAGACGTGCCTGGTCCTTTTCGGCGAGCATACGTTGGCGCGTCGCTTCGGGAACGTCGATGCCGTGAAGGCGCAGCAACGTGAGCACCGCCTGGGTGAAGCCTTCATCGCGCCCCAGCTTGAGGCCTTCATCGCGCCCCAGCTTGAGGCCTTCATCGCGCCCCATCTCGATGTGCTTCTTCATGAACGGACTGGTGTACTCGTAGCCTTTCATCTTCACCTCCAGCGCGCGCCGAGCAGCTTCGTTGATCGAGTTGTACAGGATATCATAGTAAAATCCACCGCGTTTGTCGTCGAGCTCGACGAACGCCGAGCACGCAGCTTGCGCGATTTCGGTCGCTTGCTCGCTGTCCCCATATGCCATCGCAGACAGCAGCGCGAGCTCGGGCCTTCGCGCCGCTTCCGACGGATCCGTGATCTGCGGAATGAGCTCCCTCCGGAGCACGGGCGGTTCGAGGACGAACCCTGGCGTGCCGATTTCGATACGCTGCGCACACCACGTTGCGACGGCTGGATCGGGCGCGACGACCAGCAAATCCGCATGGCAACGATGTCTTTCCCGACTGACCGCCAAATACGCCGGCCACACATATGGTTTGTCAGGGTCCGGACGCAATTGCACTTCGACGATGTTCACGCGAACGGGTTTCCCATCCCGATACAACACGACGACCACGTCCGCTCGATACTCGGCCGGTTGCGTTTCGGTCAGCTCAATCGATGCAATCCGAGCTTCGGTGTACGCCGGCATGGGTACATGGAGCGATTCGGCGAGCAATTCAGCAGCGAGCGAAGGGCGATTGTTGAAGAGCTCGACCAAGATTTCATGCCGCATCGATGCCATGGGCAAACCCTGTAGCACGAGGACAAACAGGAGCCAGGGAAAAACCGTCACCGATACGGGAAGATGCGCGTATTCGCCAGACTCGACCTTTCGCAGGCGCTTGCGATTTCGGAAACCTAATTCGTTTTGCCCAAATGCTTGCGCGCAATGGCAGCCGATTGCGTATCGCCCATCGCTTCGGCCATTTCGAGCGTCTTCGTCCACAATGGTTTCGCTTCGTCGCGTTTTCCCGTTTGTTCGAGCGCCGTGGCCAGTTGAAACGTCGCTCCATAATGCGTCGGGTTCTTCGCCAACACGTCGCGGAAATGCTTGACCGCCGCCGCCGGATCCTTCTTCTCGTATAGCGCGGCAAGCCCGAGACGCATCTCCGCTCCCGCTGGATCCTCAGCCGCAGGCGCTCGAGGCAGCGCTTGTGGCAATGCCGGCGTCAGCGCCGCGATGCGCCCGCGAGCATGCGCGATCGTGGCTTCATCCCCGCTCGCCTCGGAAAGCTTCAACATCTTCGTCCACGTCGCGCGAGCAGCCGGACGGTCGCCCGCTTGTTCGAGCGCCGTTGCGAGCTGATACGTCGCGCCGTAATGAGTCGGCTCCGCCGCAATCACTTCGCGAAAGCGCGCCACCGCTCGGGCAGCATCCCGCTTCGTGTAGAGCGCATCGAGCCCCTCGGCCATCGGATCGCGAACGGCGCTCGTCGATGCGCTCGGCGCCGTGATCGCGGGCTTCGAGCCGTCGTCGCGCGCGGACATGCGCCCCGCAAAAAATGCTGCCACGAGGGCCGCGATGCCGATGCCGATCGTCAAGGGTGGGCTCAGCCGCGTTGCTGAACGCGGCTCACTATCGGTTTTCTCCGTCATGCTTGATCTCCGCACTCCAAGTACGATGGCCACGCTGCCTGCAAGAGCCAAGAAAAAAGCCGGCCATCGGTTGGTCTGAGCACCGGCAAACGTCCGAGGAATCGCGCCGAGCGCGTGAAGAATGTCATACGTCGTCGGATCATAAATGTTGCGCTGACGAAATATCGTATCGAAGAGTGAAAATTCCACTGCCGCGTTGATCGCCACGAAAAACGCGAAGAGAACCGATTGTCCCGCCCGAGTCGCTCGCACGAACCACGGATGGTTCACGACGATCCACGCTGCGAGCAGGCGCAGCACGGGATCGAGGATCACCATGAAGCGCAGGTTCTTGGGCAGTCCCATGAACGCCGCGAGCGCGATGATCAAAAAGCCCGCGAGCCAACGCTCTCGGCCTCCAGTGCGAAGCCGCTCGGTCATTTTTGCAAGCGCGCTCGTGGCCAAGAGACACACGATCGGCGCGAGCAGGAACATGTCGAACATGGGCCGGTGCGCCGGACCCGAGTAGTACTGAATGCTGTAGTCGCTCGCGAAGGAAGCGTCGTTCAACCGTACGAGATCGTAAAGAGCGGATGGGTCTTGCCCGACGAGCACGAAGCCTGTGCAAAACAAGAGCGGAGGCAAAAGGAAGAGCGCCGCGTCACGCAGCTTGGGGCCTCGATGCGAGGAAGCGAAAAGACAAAGCGCGACGAACGCGGCATAAGGAAACGCGAAGGCTTCCTTCACGGAGAACGCGAGCGTGGATGCCAGGACAAACCAGCCCATACGCCGGTACGTTGCGCTTCGAGGTTCGTGCGGGTCAGCGTCGAGCAGGTGCACGAGCGACAGGAACGCTGCCAAGAACGCCGCGCAATAGACTTGGTCCTGGAGCGCGCGGCGGCCCAGCGCGAGCTGCAAGGGGGACACGATCGAGAATGCCGTCGCGAGCAGCGCAGCACCTCGACCGACGAGGCGACTGCCGAGCGCGTAGGTGAGCGCGAGCGACGCGATGCCGGCGAGCGTCGACAGCCATGCGAGCGTGCGGCCGTCGCATGGCGCGTGCACGGTGCACGCGAGCGTCGTGAGCGAGAAGTGTCCCCACCGGAGCGGCGTTGGCGACAGCCAGAGCGCCTGACGGTCGAGGTACGTCGCGACGAACTTCGGGTAAGCGGACCAGCCATCACGCGTCAA
This genomic window from Polyangiaceae bacterium contains:
- a CDS encoding tetratricopeptide repeat protein: MLETLGKLVTPHRRLVLALLVIGAVLRVLVNDVVAYSPADEAHYVDITRWLTRDGWSAYPKFVATYLDRQALWLSPTPLRWGHFSLTTLACTVHAPCDGRTLAWLSTLAGIASLALTYALGSRLVGRGAALLATAFSIVSPLQLALGRRALQDQVYCAAFLAAFLSLVHLLDADPHEPRSATYRRMGWFVLASTLAFSVKEAFAFPYAAFVALCLFASSHRGPKLRDAALFLLPPLLFCTGFVLVGQDPSALYDLVRLNDASFASDYSIQYYSGPAHRPMFDMFLLAPIVCLLATSALAKMTERLRTGGRERWLAGFLIIALAAFMGLPKNLRFMVILDPVLRLLAAWIVVNHPWFVRATRAGQSVLFAFFVAINAAVEFSLFDTIFRQRNIYDPTTYDILHALGAIPRTFAGAQTNRWPAFFLALAGSVAIVLGVRRSSMTEKTDSEPRSATRLSPPLTIGIGIAALVAAFFAGRMSARDDGSKPAITAPSASTSAVRDPMAEGLDALYTKRDAARAVARFREVIAAEPTHYGATYQLATALEQAGDRPAARATWTKMLKLSEASGDEATIAHARGRIAALTPALPQALPRAPAAEDPAGAEMRLGLAALYEKKDPAAAVKHFRDVLAKNPTHYGATFQLATALEQTGKRDEAKPLWTKTLEMAEAMGDTQSAAIARKHLGKTN
- a CDS encoding HlyD family efflux transporter periplasmic adaptor subunit, giving the protein MLDAFSRSKRALENDGHRRSSASLVVVAILAGAWLLWFFLARITQHEVSASARLEVVAEAHRVEAPVAGRVTVVHTKLDAEVVAGEVLVELDADPLRLSLDEKQARLAAVDGEKVPLRAEIEGRRRTLRDASEATRARVAEALAQMKEAEADAKYQETEAQRAERLRKDALITEADAARIDSQATSKRRIAETRALSTTRVRAEGSTRESELAADIARLERDMASLEGQARTLAAEIEKLRADIEMRKIRAPIAGRIGEITTLRAGGFVREGDVVVAIVPPGDLKVVAEFPARAAGRIRKGQTARLRLDAFPWIEYGTLRTVVDRVGTEATAGRIRVELGVERQEGSAIPMEHGLSGEAVIDVEQTSPATLVLRAAGQIVRTERKVN
- a CDS encoding PAS domain-containing protein, which codes for MEVMDAEGCPGLVVAMDRDGIILRANGAAERALGGRVAKGAYLAHSLHPEDRAEFANRWLELLDGAGQTKAVSRLQDAGGVQHQNYAWTANYSATRNEIRAVFVPLGDAEPRRAFRLDDPALLLRAVLHHCAISIIVVDLDGRIVLQDGNTPGAPEVGPNQLVGQSIFDLYGADLPEQMQMIRKTMTGGEVHTWKVDYLSVLWDVVCMPLRDEGGALRGALLHTIDKSDMKQAMQDVKTKLELIERQQEVIRNLETPIIQVWDHVLTLPMVGVVDSQRASRVMNDLLEMVVSKSAHYAILDLTGVDTVDTATASHLIQMVGAIRLLGAEGVISGIRPTVAQTLVSLGVDISAIKTCSNLQQALRYCIRGLGSEALGQSR
- a CDS encoding ATP-binding cassette domain-containing protein, with the protein product MRALARRGRKRLFVPEVVQTSMMDCGPASLKALLGGFGVHVSYGRLREACQTDVDGTSIDTLEELAVELGLDAEQVMVPPEHILLGEAQLLPAITVVRLPGGLTHFVVAWNRMGGRVQVMDPASGRRWQDHAEFLQDLYLHTMPVPAAAFREFAESDAFLKPVDKRMRMLGASSTESKRLVTSALASDGWRNLAALEAGIRMVESLVDSGGVARGADAMRIVTSLYETYQKDPADELIPAHLFTARPAPPDENGDEQVYLRGAVLVRASGLKAIAEGDQVPAPRLSPEVAAAIAEKPVHPARELWHLLRQDGLLAPSILATALAMGALVRTIEIILIRGLLRVSDTLVVAEQRAAAVIALVIFFALALVFEWSLASGLLRLGRKLEMRLRMAFFRKIPRLGDRYFQSRPISDMAHRSHALHAIRELPTLGATILRSGCDLVITAGAIVWIDPKSAPLAALAAAIAIAGPMLLNGPLVEQDLRLRTHAGALVRFYLDALLGLVPIRAHAAERSIRREHESLLVEWVLAHRTLVRTSVTTEAVMGLAGFGIAVFILAGALGRGVPLGQAILLLYWALGMPIIGQTLAQTAREYPNQRNTTLRLLEPLGAVEETTADATEKANGASDAPAGHGVRIELDGVQVKAGGHVIIDEATLAIEAGSHVAIVGPSGAGKSSLVGLLLGWHKPTTGNVLVDGMPLDGERLDRLRKETVWLDPAVQLWNRSFLDNVRYGSDGKSPPLAGIVEDADLFGLLERLPEGQATVLGEGGALVSGGEGQRVRFARALHKADARLVILDEPFRGLDRDKRRECSTRARRRFARATFLCITHDVGETRDFDRVLVIEGGRIVEDASPHELENRPESRYRALLDAEEALRRDLWAHPSFRRMRVDRGKLAENAERGAP